One genomic region from Streptomyces sp. NBC_01304 encodes:
- a CDS encoding helical backbone metal receptor, producing MKVVSLVPSLTEAVAASAPDLLAGVTDWCSHPAELDVPRVGGTKNPDVARIIALAPDLVIANEEENREPDLAALRAAGLDVLVTEIRTLPDAFRELERVLVRGCRLARPQWLAEAEAAWRDLPAPPPAARRQAIVPIWRKPWMVLGRDTFAGDLLARLGVDNVYASHPERYPRIALDELRAAGPDLVVLPDEPYRFTVDDGPEAFPGVRCALLSGRHLTWYGPSLAQAPQVLGAALG from the coding sequence GTGAAGGTCGTCTCGCTGGTCCCGTCGCTCACCGAGGCGGTGGCGGCCAGTGCGCCCGACCTCCTCGCCGGGGTCACCGACTGGTGCAGCCATCCGGCGGAGCTCGACGTCCCCCGTGTAGGTGGCACCAAGAACCCCGACGTCGCCCGCATCATCGCCCTCGCCCCCGATCTGGTGATCGCCAACGAGGAGGAGAACCGGGAACCCGACCTCGCCGCGCTGCGCGCCGCCGGCCTGGACGTCCTGGTCACCGAGATCCGGACGCTGCCGGACGCCTTCCGCGAACTGGAGCGCGTTCTCGTACGCGGCTGCCGGCTCGCCCGTCCGCAGTGGCTGGCCGAGGCCGAGGCGGCCTGGCGGGACCTTCCGGCCCCGCCCCCGGCAGCGCGTCGGCAGGCGATCGTGCCGATCTGGCGCAAGCCCTGGATGGTGCTCGGCCGCGACACCTTCGCGGGCGATCTGCTGGCGCGGCTCGGCGTGGACAACGTATACGCGTCGCATCCCGAGCGGTATCCGCGCATCGCCCTGGACGAGCTGCGGGCGGCCGGCCCGGATCTGGTCGTGCTGCCCGACGAGCCCTACCGCTTCACCGTGGACGACGGCCCGGAGGCCTTTCCCGGGGTGCGCTGCGCGTTGCTGAGCGGGCGCCATCTGACGTGGTACGGGCCGTCGTTGGCGCAGGCGCCCCAGGTGCTCGGCGCGGCGCTGGGGTGA
- a CDS encoding TDT family transporter, whose protein sequence is MSVRHLGPNWYASVMGTAIIANAGATLPVHVPGLRTACTVVWALSGLMLLALLSARAVHWVRHRDQAKAHLDDPAVAPFYGCLSMALLAVGAGTMLVGQDWIGLRAAIAVDAVLFTAGTLVGLVAAVAIPYLMVVKHEVKPGDASPVWLLPVVAPMVSAAVGPLLVPHLPAGQWQQTMVLACVAMFGLSLMATLVMLPLIFARLVTGPALPLPLTPTLFLVLGPLGQSTTAANKFADVAPTAIQAPYAQSFTAFAVLYGVPVMGFALMWLALAGAMVRRARKNGMGFAMTWWAFTFPVGTCVTGAEGLAAHTGLVAFKWLAVALFVFLVGAWAVAGVQTLRGLVSGRLLAAPAPAPR, encoded by the coding sequence ATGTCCGTGCGGCACCTGGGCCCCAACTGGTACGCCTCCGTCATGGGCACGGCGATCATCGCGAACGCCGGTGCCACGCTCCCGGTGCACGTTCCGGGGCTGCGTACCGCGTGCACGGTGGTCTGGGCCCTGTCGGGGCTGATGCTCCTCGCCCTGCTCTCGGCGCGGGCCGTGCACTGGGTGCGCCACCGCGACCAGGCCAAGGCGCATCTGGACGACCCGGCCGTCGCCCCGTTCTACGGCTGTCTGTCGATGGCCCTGCTCGCGGTCGGTGCCGGCACCATGCTCGTGGGCCAGGACTGGATCGGGCTGCGCGCGGCGATCGCCGTGGACGCCGTGCTCTTCACCGCGGGCACCCTGGTGGGTCTGGTCGCCGCCGTCGCGATCCCGTACCTGATGGTCGTGAAGCACGAGGTCAAACCCGGTGACGCCTCCCCCGTGTGGCTGCTTCCGGTGGTCGCCCCGATGGTGTCCGCCGCCGTCGGTCCCCTGCTCGTCCCCCACCTTCCCGCCGGGCAGTGGCAGCAGACCATGGTGCTCGCGTGCGTCGCGATGTTCGGTCTGAGCCTGATGGCGACCCTGGTGATGCTGCCGCTGATCTTCGCCCGTCTGGTCACCGGTCCCGCGCTGCCGCTCCCCCTCACCCCCACCCTGTTCCTGGTCCTCGGCCCCCTGGGTCAGTCGACCACCGCGGCCAACAAGTTCGCCGACGTCGCCCCCACCGCGATCCAGGCCCCCTACGCCCAGAGCTTCACCGCCTTCGCGGTGCTCTACGGGGTGCCGGTGATGGGCTTCGCCCTGATGTGGCTCGCCCTCGCGGGTGCGATGGTGCGCCGGGCGCGGAAGAACGGCATGGGCTTCGCGATGACCTGGTGGGCGTTCACCTTCCCCGTCGGCACCTGCGTCACGGGCGCGGAGGGGCTGGCCGCGCACACCGGTCTCGTGGCCTTCAAGTGGCTGGCGGTCGCGCTGTTCGTGTTCCTGGTCGGGGCCTGGGCGGTGGCGGGCGTGCAGACGCTGCGCGGGCTGGTCAGCGGACGGTTGCTCGCGGCGCCCGCGCCCGCACCTCGCTGA